Proteins encoded in a region of the Acidobacteriota bacterium genome:
- a CDS encoding PQQ-binding-like beta-propeller repeat protein → MYTLFARRVAQALAAVAVLTAVTVVSAQQSPTEWTRFRGPNGSGHATGSGFPTEFNKTKNMLWRLPLPQGHSSPIIWGDRIYLTAFRGDALFTMAIDRQAGTLLWERQAPETKTRILDKRNNPASPSPALENDRVYVFFPDYGLLAYDAAGKELWKKPLGPFDNIYGMGASPIIVGNQLLLAVDQSIGSFLLSLDKRTGKELWRTPRPEAKSGHATPILWRAPDGRDQLLLPGSFLLTAYDVMTGERRWWVRGLSFEIKSTPVVHGDIIYINGYGAPENDPGRKVNVPPSDEVWPIADANKDGVITQPEFPKYSAAFWFTVADLNLNGSLTKDEWEYYRAALDSENGMLAIRLGGSGDTTEKAVLWKYQRAVPQLPSPIVFQNVLYMVNDGGIVTTLNPETGALIKQGRLTGALGAYYSSPVAAGGHLYFVSERGAVTVLPPGGDLTPLVVNDLGEDTYTTPAFADGKIYIRTVEALYAFGTK, encoded by the coding sequence ATGTACACTCTCTTCGCAAGGCGAGTCGCTCAGGCGCTCGCCGCAGTTGCTGTGCTGACGGCTGTCACCGTCGTGTCTGCTCAACAGTCCCCGACCGAGTGGACAAGATTTAGAGGTCCGAACGGCTCAGGCCACGCGACGGGCTCGGGTTTTCCGACCGAGTTCAACAAGACAAAGAACATGTTGTGGCGGCTGCCGCTGCCGCAGGGCCACTCGTCGCCCATCATCTGGGGCGATCGCATCTACCTGACGGCATTCCGCGGAGATGCGCTGTTCACGATGGCGATCGATCGTCAGGCGGGCACGTTGCTCTGGGAGCGGCAGGCGCCTGAGACCAAGACCCGCATCCTCGACAAGCGGAACAACCCGGCGTCGCCAAGTCCGGCGCTGGAGAACGACCGCGTGTATGTGTTCTTCCCAGACTACGGCCTGCTGGCGTATGACGCCGCCGGCAAGGAACTGTGGAAGAAGCCGCTCGGGCCCTTCGACAACATCTACGGCATGGGTGCCTCCCCGATCATCGTCGGCAACCAGTTGCTCCTGGCGGTGGATCAGAGCATCGGGTCGTTCCTGTTGTCACTCGACAAACGGACCGGCAAGGAACTGTGGCGCACGCCCCGGCCCGAAGCCAAGAGTGGTCACGCCACGCCGATCCTCTGGCGAGCACCCGACGGGCGCGACCAGTTGCTGCTGCCCGGATCGTTCCTGCTGACGGCATATGACGTGATGACCGGCGAGCGGCGATGGTGGGTGCGGGGCTTGTCGTTTGAGATCAAGTCCACTCCGGTGGTCCACGGCGACATCATCTATATCAACGGTTATGGCGCGCCTGAGAACGATCCCGGTCGCAAGGTCAACGTGCCGCCCTCCGACGAGGTGTGGCCCATTGCCGATGCCAACAAGGACGGCGTGATCACACAGCCCGAGTTTCCAAAGTACTCCGCGGCGTTCTGGTTCACGGTGGCCGATCTGAACCTGAATGGCAGCCTGACCAAGGACGAGTGGGAGTACTACCGCGCTGCGCTTGATTCCGAGAACGGCATGCTGGCCATTCGCCTCGGCGGGTCGGGAGACACGACCGAGAAGGCCGTGCTCTGGAAGTACCAGCGCGCCGTGCCGCAACTGCCATCGCCGATCGTGTTCCAGAATGTGCTCTACATGGTGAATGACGGCGGCATCGTCACCACGCTGAATCCCGAAACCGGCGCCTTGATCAAGCAAGGCCGTCTCACTGGTGCCCTGGGCGCGTACTACTCGTCGCCGGTTGCCGCCGGTGGCCACTTGTATTTCGTGAGTGAGCGCGGTGCCGTCACCGTACTGCCTCCGGGCGGCGACCTGACGCCGCTCGTCGTGAACGATCTGGGCGAAGACACCTACACGACGCCCGCGTTTGCTGACGGCAAGATCTACATTCGTACCGTCGAAGCGCTGTACGCGTTCGGCACGAAATAG
- a CDS encoding ABC transporter permease translates to MTPAVRPPRIAEYLVEHWAPHPLREHLLGDLDEQFQANITRFGHRRARRRYWRQAAAALWHWPLGTTARPVPSHPTKESFMSAMLHDLRFGLWQLLRQPGYLAIAVLSLALAIAANGVVFGMVNGLVLNPFSYPEPSRLISISGAFPTLGTDPNFIEQHSPGEVEDFSAIPVIEKLGAFDLGNRVLSNGTVAERFFTALILHDPIPALGVPMTLGRGFTDAELAPGGPKVAIITHRIWLRLFGGDPGIIGATVRVNTDPTTIVGVLGAGSPLIGTDLWIPWGIDPSQFRRNMRPVSVVARLREGATLKDVDLALATVSARAKANYATEFPEYADWRLAAAPWSEAVVGDLLPAGAVLLGAGIIVLLVACANVASLMLARLATRQREFAVRRALGASPARLVGLLMFESLGLACAGAAAGVGLAYFTLGRLPAVLPAQATQLGFDLRWDSTAVLYCVLAGIAAAVFTMVIPAWHMRSSESGSLADSTRATANPARQRGRRLLIVSEVALAVTLLVAASLFFRSYGRISAIEPGFDAANMLTMRLTIDARRYPGSASEAFFTNLVTRLEAIPGVTSAAAANQLPTMTGFTVPVTIESAGADSAKPVSTLFTVGSPHRSDVLKTPLRAGRPLSDRDVAGTPGVVLVNESFSRRYLNGAATGRLRVGESRTPVDVVGVLADSANQSLLGAVRPEIFATMEQAGQGNNQYFLMLRASGDATALLPQVRRTLAAVDPNQPVYMVQTMEELMAIEVFPQRLAMILVGVFAVGALIAAVIGVYGLISHWVVSRHREMGIRIALGGSRRQVMGLVVGQAARLVGWGAALGVAGGIGAGFAAASLLFNTAPTDPWVLAFVTTVLVLAGVGAAIVPARRAVSVNPIEVLRTE, encoded by the coding sequence ATGACTCCCGCCGTTCGGCCACCGCGCATCGCAGAGTACCTGGTCGAACACTGGGCACCCCATCCGCTTCGAGAACATCTGCTCGGCGACCTCGACGAACAATTCCAGGCCAACATCACTCGGTTCGGCCACCGCCGTGCGCGACGGCGCTACTGGCGTCAAGCCGCGGCCGCCCTCTGGCATTGGCCGCTCGGCACAACCGCTCGTCCCGTGCCTTCACACCCGACCAAGGAGTCATTCATGTCCGCGATGCTGCACGACCTGCGGTTCGGCCTTTGGCAGTTGCTTCGACAACCGGGCTACCTCGCCATTGCCGTCCTGTCACTGGCACTGGCCATCGCCGCCAACGGCGTGGTGTTCGGGATGGTCAACGGACTGGTCCTGAATCCCTTCAGCTATCCGGAACCATCGCGCCTGATCTCCATCAGCGGCGCATTTCCGACGCTGGGGACCGACCCCAACTTCATCGAACAACATTCGCCCGGCGAAGTTGAAGACTTCAGCGCGATACCCGTCATCGAAAAGCTCGGCGCCTTTGACCTGGGCAATCGCGTGCTCTCGAACGGCACCGTCGCGGAGCGGTTCTTCACGGCACTGATCCTCCATGACCCGATCCCTGCGCTGGGCGTGCCGATGACGCTGGGCCGCGGGTTCACGGACGCAGAACTGGCCCCGGGCGGACCGAAAGTGGCCATCATCACGCATCGCATCTGGCTGCGCCTGTTCGGTGGGGATCCCGGCATCATCGGCGCCACCGTCAGGGTGAATACCGACCCCACCACCATCGTCGGCGTACTTGGCGCCGGATCGCCTCTTATCGGCACGGACTTGTGGATTCCCTGGGGAATCGATCCGTCCCAGTTCAGGCGGAACATGCGCCCGGTCTCGGTAGTGGCCCGTTTGCGCGAAGGCGCGACGCTCAAGGATGTGGACCTCGCGCTCGCCACCGTCTCGGCTCGGGCGAAGGCCAACTACGCAACCGAGTTTCCCGAGTACGCCGACTGGCGCCTCGCCGCCGCCCCCTGGAGCGAGGCGGTCGTCGGCGATCTCCTGCCTGCGGGCGCCGTCCTCCTCGGCGCCGGCATCATCGTGCTCCTGGTGGCGTGCGCGAATGTCGCAAGCCTGATGCTGGCCCGCCTCGCCACGCGCCAGCGTGAGTTCGCTGTGAGGCGAGCCCTCGGCGCGAGCCCCGCGCGACTCGTGGGTCTGTTGATGTTCGAGAGTCTGGGCCTGGCGTGCGCGGGCGCGGCGGCCGGCGTAGGCCTCGCGTACTTCACGCTTGGTCGGCTTCCGGCGGTGTTGCCGGCACAGGCCACCCAACTGGGCTTCGACCTGCGGTGGGACAGCACAGCGGTCCTGTATTGCGTGTTGGCCGGCATCGCGGCGGCTGTCTTCACCATGGTGATTCCCGCCTGGCACATGCGCTCGTCGGAATCCGGGTCGCTGGCCGACTCCACCCGCGCCACCGCCAATCCCGCACGGCAGCGCGGTCGCCGCCTCCTCATCGTCAGTGAAGTGGCACTCGCGGTCACGCTCCTCGTCGCCGCAAGCCTCTTCTTCCGCAGCTACGGCAGAATCAGCGCCATCGAACCAGGCTTCGACGCAGCCAACATGTTGACGATGCGATTGACGATCGACGCGAGACGATATCCCGGCTCCGCTTCAGAGGCCTTCTTCACCAACCTCGTCACCAGGCTTGAGGCTATTCCCGGTGTGACGAGTGCGGCAGCCGCGAATCAACTGCCCACCATGACCGGCTTCACCGTTCCAGTCACGATCGAGAGCGCCGGCGCCGACAGCGCGAAGCCGGTGTCCACGCTCTTCACGGTTGGCAGTCCGCATCGATCCGACGTGCTCAAGACGCCGTTGCGAGCGGGGCGGCCGTTATCGGACCGCGACGTAGCAGGCACGCCCGGCGTGGTGCTGGTCAACGAATCGTTCTCGCGCCGGTACCTCAACGGCGCGGCCACCGGCAGGCTTCGTGTCGGAGAAAGTCGCACGCCGGTTGATGTGGTGGGTGTGCTCGCTGACTCGGCGAACCAATCCCTTCTTGGAGCTGTCCGTCCCGAAATATTCGCGACGATGGAGCAGGCAGGGCAGGGGAACAACCAGTATTTCCTGATGCTGCGTGCATCAGGAGACGCAACGGCCCTGCTTCCCCAGGTGCGTCGCACACTGGCGGCGGTCGATCCGAATCAGCCGGTGTACATGGTGCAGACGATGGAGGAGTTGATGGCGATTGAAGTATTCCCTCAACGCCTGGCCATGATTCTGGTGGGTGTGTTTGCCGTGGGCGCGCTCATCGCGGCCGTCATTGGCGTCTATGGCCTCATCTCGCATTGGGTGGTGAGCCGCCACCGTGAGATGGGCATTCGGATCGCGCTCGGCGGTAGCCGACGACAAGTGATGGGGCTGGTGGTGGGACAGGCCGCGCGCTTAGTGGGATGGGGCGCCGCCCTGGGAGTGGCCGGCGGCATTGGCGCGGGTTTCGCTGCGGCGTCGCTGCTCTTCAACACCGCTCCCACCGATCCCTGGGTGTTGGCGTTCGTGACCACGGTGCTCGTGCTGGCTGGAGTGGGTGCGGCAATTGTGCCGGCGCGTCGTGCGGTTTCGGTCAACCCGATCGAGGTCCTTCGGACCGAGTGA
- a CDS encoding helix-turn-helix transcriptional regulator, with the protein MTEPVLGEFEQLVLLALVRQGTDGYGVSICQDLVDRTGRDVSLAAVYKTLERLQDKGYVASRIGEPTAERGGRRKKHYRLLAPGHRALKSSLAAIRRMTAGLGREFEG; encoded by the coding sequence ATGACGGAGCCGGTGCTAGGCGAATTCGAACAGTTGGTCTTGCTGGCCCTCGTGCGTCAGGGGACAGATGGGTACGGCGTTTCGATCTGCCAGGACCTGGTGGACCGAACCGGTCGCGACGTATCCCTGGCCGCGGTCTACAAAACACTCGAACGCCTGCAAGACAAGGGCTACGTCGCCAGCCGCATCGGTGAGCCGACCGCCGAACGCGGCGGCCGCCGCAAAAAGCACTATCGCCTCCTGGCTCCAGGCCACCGCGCTCTGAAGTCCTCGCTCGCCGCCATTCGCCGGATGACCGCCGGGCTTGGGCGGGAGTTCGAAGGATGA
- a CDS encoding PD40 domain-containing protein: MNATSSALTRLAVVLAIPAALLATSAQRGVSTPGPVPGPAKPEPHLTNIKQLTKSGQNAEAYFSADGSRISFQSMDGAQQCDQIYTMRLDGTDRRQVSNGQGATTCAYVYPDNKSVLYGSTHLGGRECPPRPGMENGYVWAVYDSYDIFKANIDGSNPVQLTKTPGYDAEATIARDGGIVFTSVRDGDMEVYSMNGDGSNVKRLTNMPGPDGGPFVSADGKQIVWRGRHPAPGAELDEYFSLLKKALWKPTSVELFTMNRDGSNPKQVTNLGKASFAPFFSPDGKKIIFASNYHDPRGRNFDIFLVNVDGTGLEQVTFNDTFDGFPMFSPDGTKLIFASNRFGAKEGDTNVFIADWKW; the protein is encoded by the coding sequence ATGAACGCGACGTCATCGGCACTCACTCGTCTGGCGGTTGTTCTGGCCATCCCGGCCGCCCTGCTGGCCACCTCGGCCCAGCGCGGAGTCAGCACCCCTGGCCCGGTGCCTGGCCCGGCAAAACCGGAGCCGCACCTGACCAACATCAAGCAGCTCACCAAGAGCGGCCAGAACGCCGAGGCGTACTTCTCAGCCGATGGCAGCCGCATCAGCTTCCAGAGCATGGATGGCGCGCAGCAGTGCGATCAGATCTACACGATGCGCCTGGATGGCACCGATCGCCGCCAGGTCAGCAACGGCCAGGGCGCCACTACGTGCGCGTACGTCTACCCCGACAACAAGTCCGTCCTCTATGGCTCCACACATCTGGGCGGACGCGAGTGCCCGCCGCGGCCGGGGATGGAAAACGGCTACGTGTGGGCCGTCTACGACAGCTACGACATCTTCAAGGCGAACATTGATGGATCGAATCCGGTCCAGCTCACCAAAACGCCGGGCTACGACGCCGAGGCCACCATCGCGCGCGACGGCGGCATCGTGTTCACGAGCGTGCGCGACGGCGACATGGAGGTGTACTCCATGAATGGCGACGGATCAAACGTCAAGCGCCTGACCAACATGCCGGGCCCGGATGGCGGCCCGTTTGTGTCGGCCGACGGCAAGCAGATCGTGTGGCGCGGTCGTCACCCGGCGCCAGGCGCGGAACTCGACGAATACTTCTCACTGCTCAAGAAGGCGCTGTGGAAGCCGACGTCGGTCGAACTGTTCACGATGAACCGGGACGGCAGCAATCCGAAGCAGGTGACCAATCTCGGCAAGGCGAGCTTCGCGCCGTTTTTCTCGCCCGACGGCAAAAAGATCATCTTCGCCTCGAACTACCACGACCCGCGTGGACGCAACTTCGACATCTTCCTGGTCAACGTGGACGGCACCGGCCTGGAACAGGTCACGTTCAACGACACGTTCGACGGTTTCCCGATGTTTTCGCCCGACGGCACCAAGCTGATCTTTGCCTCCAACCGCTTCGGCGCCAAAGAAGGCGACACCAACGTCTTTATCGCCGACTGGAAGTGGTAA
- the dinB gene encoding DNA polymerase IV: protein MTRRIIHVDMDAFYASVEQRDRPDLKGRPVAVGGSPDSRGVVAASSYEARKFGVRSAIPMSRAVRLCPHLVIIRPNFQKYRAVSQQVFEIFRSVTPLVEGLSLDEAYLDVTTNSFGESLGMNVARRIKNLIKDTTGLTASAGVAPNKFLAKIASAWRKPDGLTVIAPERVEAFLQQLPVDALWGVGPVTAARLRERGIHKLTDVRAADPSVLHEAVGNLTDWLLKLAAGHDDRPVSPNRPAKSSSSECTYAEDLTDLSRIRDEISEMAREVGDWLEKRDLTARTVTIKVRYEDFTTITRSHSAAATRDVENIVRRALALLDKTEAGRRPVRLLGAGVHNLVGLADPDNDDRWPLFLKGE, encoded by the coding sequence ATGACGCGGCGCATTATCCACGTGGACATGGACGCGTTCTACGCGTCCGTGGAACAGCGCGATCGGCCCGACCTCAAGGGCCGGCCGGTGGCTGTGGGCGGCAGCCCCGACTCCCGAGGCGTGGTCGCCGCGTCGAGCTACGAAGCCCGGAAGTTTGGCGTGCGGTCCGCCATCCCGATGTCGCGGGCGGTGCGGTTGTGCCCCCATCTGGTGATCATCCGGCCCAACTTCCAGAAGTACCGCGCGGTTTCGCAGCAGGTGTTTGAGATTTTCCGGTCGGTCACACCACTCGTGGAAGGCCTCTCGCTCGACGAGGCGTACCTCGATGTCACCACCAACAGTTTTGGCGAGTCCCTGGGCATGAACGTGGCCCGGCGCATCAAGAACCTGATCAAAGACACCACCGGCCTCACCGCCTCGGCCGGCGTGGCGCCCAATAAGTTCCTGGCCAAGATCGCGTCGGCCTGGCGCAAACCCGATGGCCTCACCGTCATCGCACCCGAACGTGTCGAAGCCTTCCTGCAACAGCTGCCCGTGGATGCCCTGTGGGGCGTGGGCCCCGTCACGGCCGCTCGGCTGCGCGAACGGGGCATCCACAAACTGACCGACGTCCGCGCCGCGGATCCGTCGGTGTTGCACGAGGCCGTGGGCAATCTGACGGATTGGCTGCTCAAACTCGCGGCGGGACACGACGACCGGCCGGTGTCACCGAATCGTCCGGCGAAGTCCTCGTCGAGTGAATGCACATATGCCGAAGACCTGACCGACCTCTCGCGCATCCGCGACGAAATCTCGGAGATGGCCCGGGAGGTGGGTGACTGGCTCGAAAAGCGCGACCTCACGGCGCGCACAGTCACCATCAAGGTGCGATATGAAGACTTCACCACCATCACACGCAGCCACAGCGCCGCGGCCACTCGTGATGTGGAGAACATCGTGCGGCGCGCGCTCGCCCTGCTCGACAAGACCGAAGCCGGCCGCAGGCCCGTCCGGCTGCTGGGCGCGGGCGTCCACAATCTTGTGGGCCTCGCGGACCCGGACAACGACGACCGCTGGCCGCTCTTCCTGAAAGGCGAATAA
- a CDS encoding CopD family protein, translating to MEWLSYGSMFVWYASIIVVVGATGACRVFSRAANDDGISPRWARASLRLARIVMPLMLLAVATRLCVQTWQSFGIDQPLLAFAGIIINETPWGTGWFWQMCAGVAAWLVIGVLPPARWPVLVAAALATGLTVGLTGHAAGATEYGTMLVVAHGAHVVAAGLWLGTLGVVIAVARQAAATAAETAAFARAIDRFSPQAIPSVVLLVVSGVVAGWQHVNDLEGLLTPYGFVLIAKVVAFGAAALCGFYNWRVVRPTLGTHADAVRHLRGMAKLELAFGVVALVLTSLLTSMPMPDHE from the coding sequence ATGGAGTGGCTCTCGTACGGAAGCATGTTCGTCTGGTATGCGTCGATCATCGTCGTGGTCGGCGCCACCGGGGCATGCCGGGTGTTCTCACGCGCGGCGAACGACGACGGAATCTCGCCGCGGTGGGCACGGGCGTCGCTGCGGTTGGCGCGCATCGTGATGCCGCTGATGCTGCTGGCTGTTGCGACGCGCCTTTGTGTGCAGACGTGGCAATCATTCGGCATCGATCAACCGTTGCTGGCGTTTGCCGGCATCATCATCAATGAAACGCCGTGGGGCACCGGCTGGTTCTGGCAGATGTGCGCCGGTGTGGCGGCCTGGCTTGTCATCGGCGTCCTGCCACCCGCGCGCTGGCCCGTGCTGGTGGCCGCCGCACTCGCAACCGGACTCACCGTGGGGCTCACCGGGCATGCCGCCGGGGCAACCGAGTACGGCACGATGCTCGTTGTGGCCCACGGCGCGCATGTCGTGGCGGCCGGACTGTGGCTGGGCACACTCGGCGTCGTAATTGCGGTCGCGCGTCAGGCGGCCGCGACGGCCGCTGAGACCGCCGCGTTCGCGCGCGCGATCGATCGTTTCTCGCCCCAGGCGATCCCGTCGGTCGTGCTCCTCGTGGTGTCTGGCGTGGTTGCCGGCTGGCAGCACGTCAACGATCTGGAAGGGCTGTTGACGCCCTACGGGTTTGTGCTAATCGCTAAAGTGGTGGCATTTGGCGCGGCGGCGCTGTGTGGTTTCTACAACTGGCGCGTGGTGCGGCCGACCCTGGGCACACACGCGGATGCTGTGCGCCACCTGCGCGGAATGGCGAAACTCGAGCTGGCCTTCGGCGTGGTCGCACTGGTGCTCACCAGCCTCCTCACCAGCATGCCCATGCCCGACCACGAGTAG
- a CDS encoding winged helix-turn-helix domain-containing protein, which yields MESSDIRRFDAFELNLRTGELRRDGRSVPLQRQPALVLAALVSRAGTLVSRQDLKDTVWTGHTYVDFDRGLNYCVRHLRAALDDDAKTPRFIETVARQGYRFVAPVSVGETDARIPHRAAWLKPRMLAAAALAAVVLLTVWVESGPGSNHHATAAAAARVLHNLLF from the coding sequence ATGGAATCGTCTGATATCCGGCGTTTTGATGCATTCGAGTTGAACCTGCGCACTGGCGAGTTGCGGCGCGATGGCCGGTCGGTGCCTTTGCAGCGCCAGCCGGCCCTGGTGCTGGCGGCCTTGGTGTCCCGCGCAGGCACGCTCGTGTCCAGACAAGACCTGAAAGACACCGTATGGACGGGGCACACCTACGTCGATTTTGATCGCGGCCTGAACTACTGCGTCCGTCATCTCCGCGCGGCCCTCGACGACGATGCGAAGACGCCAAGGTTTATTGAGACGGTGGCGAGGCAGGGCTATCGGTTCGTGGCGCCAGTGAGTGTGGGCGAAACAGACGCGCGCATCCCTCACCGCGCAGCGTGGTTGAAGCCGCGGATGCTGGCTGCTGCCGCACTTGCGGCTGTGGTCCTGTTGACCGTGTGGGTCGAGAGCGGACCCGGCTCCAATCACCACGCCACGGCGGCGGCCGCCGCCCGGGTCCTCCACAACTTGCTGTTTTAG
- a CDS encoding class I SAM-dependent methyltransferase: MTWLKRIAIGVGVGAVVVGVWLYVSFGAFLPWREEEEAARLAELTHVAPGQTVAEIGAGSGRFTVALARKVGPGGRVLSTELNAERRRDIRDRVAQASLANVTIVEATPDSTGLPDDCCDLIFMRSVYHHVRGPEAFVASLARAVKATGLVAIIDFEPHGLWLHDSAPDVGSRRPGHGVARVDVATEMRAAGFRVRHDIPAWSGPLWLVLFERVTPAVATRAVRGAAAPVSLPAR, translated from the coding sequence GTGACGTGGCTCAAGAGAATTGCGATCGGTGTTGGCGTAGGGGCGGTCGTCGTTGGGGTGTGGCTGTATGTGTCGTTTGGCGCGTTCCTGCCTTGGCGGGAGGAGGAGGAAGCCGCACGACTGGCTGAGTTGACCCACGTCGCCCCAGGCCAGACCGTGGCAGAGATTGGCGCGGGCTCGGGGCGCTTTACTGTGGCGCTCGCTCGCAAGGTTGGCCCAGGCGGTCGAGTCCTGTCGACCGAACTCAACGCCGAACGGCGACGCGACATCCGGGATCGTGTGGCGCAGGCCAGCCTGGCAAACGTGACGATCGTCGAAGCGACGCCGGACTCAACGGGACTGCCGGACGACTGCTGTGATCTGATCTTCATGCGCAGTGTCTACCACCATGTCCGCGGGCCCGAGGCGTTCGTCGCGAGTCTGGCGCGCGCGGTCAAGGCGACAGGCCTGGTCGCGATCATCGACTTTGAGCCACACGGCCTGTGGTTGCACGACAGTGCGCCCGACGTCGGCAGCCGCCGGCCGGGACATGGTGTGGCGCGGGTCGATGTCGCCACCGAGATGCGAGCAGCGGGCTTCCGGGTGCGTCACGATATTCCGGCATGGAGCGGACCGCTCTGGCTGGTGCTGTTCGAGCGGGTCACGCCGGCGGTGGCTACGCGGGCAGTCCGTGGTGCAGCCGCACCCGTTTCGCTTCCGGCGCGCTGA
- a CDS encoding type II toxin-antitoxin system HipA family toxin → MYAPVSIVEVRIWGKSAGAVALDPSLGFYAFEYQPAFLRSGIELAPLTMPLASAASGPFVFPSLPEATYRRLPGLLADALPDDFGNALIDAWMAREGVQRAQITSLDRLAYMGARSLGALEFRPVRGPRASAASTAIEMSELVESARRAVSGEIDSDAHAEAAIAQIIQVGTSAGGARAKAVVAWNPSTQEIRAGQFTVADGFEHWLIKFDGVGPDERLGVSRDYGRIEYAYHLMARAAGLTMADCRLLEENGRAHFMTRRFDRDGNRKHHLQTLCGLAHLDYRQRATHDVSQFFQVIEGLRLGYDAMEEAFRRTAFNVMAANCDDHPKNTSFLLRDGGTWELAPVYDVTHAFNPNGEWTYQHLMSVNGKFAGISQDDLMVAAERAGVGTAPRVIQQVREAVAAWPDFARAASVSAPEAKRVRLHHGLPA, encoded by the coding sequence GTGTACGCTCCGGTCTCCATCGTCGAGGTCCGAATCTGGGGGAAGTCTGCCGGGGCTGTCGCGCTGGATCCGTCGCTGGGGTTTTATGCGTTTGAGTACCAGCCGGCGTTCCTGCGATCGGGCATCGAGCTTGCGCCGCTGACCATGCCGCTGGCGTCGGCCGCCAGCGGACCGTTTGTGTTTCCCAGTTTGCCCGAGGCCACGTATCGGCGCCTGCCCGGTCTGCTGGCCGATGCGTTGCCGGATGACTTTGGCAACGCGTTGATTGACGCCTGGATGGCGCGCGAAGGCGTGCAGCGGGCCCAGATCACGTCACTCGATCGGCTGGCCTATATGGGCGCGCGCAGCCTCGGCGCGCTGGAGTTCAGGCCGGTGCGTGGGCCCAGGGCGTCGGCAGCATCGACGGCGATCGAGATGTCGGAGCTGGTGGAGAGTGCCAGGCGCGCGGTGTCGGGCGAGATCGATTCCGATGCGCACGCCGAGGCGGCAATCGCGCAGATTATTCAAGTGGGGACGTCGGCCGGTGGTGCGCGAGCGAAGGCCGTGGTGGCGTGGAACCCATCCACACAGGAAATTCGCGCCGGGCAGTTCACCGTGGCGGACGGGTTCGAGCATTGGCTCATCAAGTTCGACGGCGTGGGTCCGGACGAACGGCTCGGCGTGAGCCGCGACTACGGGCGCATTGAATACGCGTACCACCTGATGGCGCGCGCCGCCGGCCTCACCATGGCGGACTGCCGCCTGCTTGAGGAAAATGGTCGCGCGCACTTCATGACCAGGCGCTTCGACCGCGACGGCAACCGGAAACATCACCTGCAGACGCTGTGCGGCCTTGCGCATCTGGACTATAGGCAGCGCGCCACTCACGACGTCAGCCAGTTCTTCCAGGTCATCGAGGGGTTGCGGCTGGGTTACGACGCGATGGAGGAGGCATTCCGGCGCACGGCGTTCAACGTGATGGCGGCCAACTGCGACGACCATCCGAAGAACACGTCATTCCTCCTGCGCGACGGCGGTACATGGGAACTGGCGCCGGTGTACGACGTGACCCATGCGTTCAACCCGAACGGTGAGTGGACGTATCAGCACCTGATGTCGGTCAACGGCAAGTTCGCCGGCATTTCGCAGGACGACCTGATGGTGGCGGCCGAGCGCGCAGGTGTTGGGACGGCGCCGCGCGTGATTCAACAGGTCAGGGAAGCAGTCGCCGCATGGCCCGACTTCGCGCGCGCGGCCAGCGTCAGCGCGCCGGAAGCGAAACGGGTGCGGCTGCACCACGGACTGCCCGCGTAG
- a CDS encoding helix-turn-helix domain-containing protein, translating to MDHARAAEVELGRQVRALRLRQDLTQQQVAERAGIALNAVKNLESGKGATLHSLTRTLRVLGRVDWLGTLAPAVSISPIQMLRTKAPRRRASRRKSAVVPQDGA from the coding sequence ATGGATCATGCCAGAGCCGCCGAGGTTGAACTGGGTCGCCAGGTTCGCGCGCTGCGGCTTCGGCAGGACCTGACCCAGCAACAGGTCGCAGAGCGGGCGGGAATCGCGCTGAACGCCGTCAAGAATCTCGAGAGCGGCAAGGGGGCCACGCTGCACTCGCTGACGCGGACCCTTCGGGTGCTCGGTCGCGTGGATTGGCTCGGCACATTGGCGCCTGCCGTGTCGATCAGTCCCATCCAGATGCTTCGGACCAAGGCGCCCCGGCGCCGGGCGTCGCGCCGGAAGTCGGCAGTCGTTCCACAAGACGGAGCGTGA